The Peptacetobacter hiranonis DNA window GTATCTCCACGTTTAACTATATGTGTTGTGCTGCTCTTTTTCTTTTTAGTATCTGTAGGTCTCTTTGTAGTAGTTGGCTTTTTAGTACTAGAGCTATTAGTAGCAGGAGCAATCTGAGGAATTTCTATCTCCTTATACTCTGTAAGAGATAATGAGAAATATACATCTCCAAGACCATTTATTTTATAAGTTTTCTCAAAGGATTCCACTAAAAATTGCTTATTTATATCAGTTCCCGTCATTATAAATCTAATCGGCTTTTTCTCTCTCTTAGCCGACTCTATATGATTTATAAAAGTTTCTGGCTGTGGAAATCCATTATACTGACAAAATGGTCTGTATCTGCTAGGGAAAAAGGAACTGAATGATAGAGTATCTAATTTTTCGCCACCATATAAACCTACTTCTCCAGAATTTACCAAAGAAATAGTATTAATATCCGCCCCAGTTTTTACAGATACCTCTTGTAT harbors:
- a CDS encoding LysM peptidoglycan-binding domain-containing protein produces the protein MEFYIDDLRLPVPIQEVSVKTGADINTISLVNSGEVGLYGGEKLDTLSFSSFFPSRYRPFCQYNGFPQPETFINHIESAKREKKPIRFIMTGTDINKQFLVESFEKTYKINGLGDVYFSLSLTEYKEIEIPQIAPATNSSSTKKPTTTKRPTDTKKKKSSTTHIVKRGDTLWGLAKKYYGDGSQYMKIANANKDKVKNPNLIVDGWKLVIP